One Paenibacillus crassostreae DNA segment encodes these proteins:
- a CDS encoding stalk domain-containing protein — MKRYSQGKKDRLITTTGKKCVIVTIAGLLWIGPVAGSGFPIFNSIQGTVVNAASESVKKISEEIITYGANLYKYQFTTTRSGKQATALADVIRVDLHNSNVKMDVMNGVDGQFTTRQSTQGMANENGAVAAINGDYYITSGPGAQWAPLGGQITDGVLLATPGNLKGMYSFTVSKNGTPMIDEYAFEGTVTAQDGSLFPLSGINKTTYYPEGTSSPFSHVNAMYMYTSNWKSLDRPSDSSTTASEILVQNGVITQISIGAPLTIPVPEDGFILRAHGTASTFAKDHFVIGQPLTVNSSLKSETSGQVVDPTSLQMMIGGHTLLVNGGKASAFTRDVNSIGGYRARTALGYSQDGRYAYLVSVEDNGDSSGMSLSELQKFMVNIGVWKGMNLDGGGSTTMVTRPLAEKNTTLAFNTEYGTTQRSIVNALGVFSTAPQGQLKGLKISGSSNLLIGQEASYTLKGYDTYYNPIDVAQITPSWTSSNGNVAISGGKIIGVQPGTTTVTAISGTTKVSTKVTVLGADELSSLTAGNASGALIAGTTLSIPVTAVTKNGQSIAIPASSLKWEFIGFKGKVEGDNLTVTSVNANAKVGYAVGRYNGFSTVIVLSEAGSNMWENFENVSYPVAFTSNVAQVVGSAVVTQGSGDHSNSKVLSLQYDMTQGIGKMYAYAQLNGTTGKAISAPATSMSVDVLGDKSLNWLRAELVDQSGKTVYVDLAKVIDWEGWKNLNVDLTSLNIQYPAQLKRLYVVNVEEGQDERAMTGVVAFDNIQFTIPSLSSEASLAKATAVMTIGKKSMNVNGDTIAMDVAPIVKDNTTYVPIRFVLDAFGGNANWDAANQRITVIRGGKLLDLTVNKKEFILNGKRFSAVVAPIATQGRTLVPLRLVSEQLGLTVNWNQQAKTITIES, encoded by the coding sequence ATGAAAAGGTATTCGCAAGGGAAAAAAGATAGATTGATTACTACTACAGGTAAGAAGTGTGTTATCGTCACCATAGCCGGGTTATTATGGATTGGTCCGGTTGCGGGCAGCGGATTTCCAATATTTAATTCAATTCAAGGGACAGTCGTTAATGCGGCATCGGAATCTGTTAAGAAAATTTCAGAAGAAATTATTACTTATGGCGCTAATCTATATAAATATCAATTCACAACAACGCGTTCTGGCAAACAAGCAACTGCACTTGCTGATGTTATTCGTGTAGATTTACATAATTCAAATGTGAAAATGGATGTTATGAATGGTGTAGATGGTCAATTTACAACGAGACAGAGTACACAAGGTATGGCCAATGAGAATGGAGCAGTAGCTGCAATTAATGGAGACTATTACATTACGAGTGGTCCAGGAGCGCAATGGGCGCCTCTTGGTGGCCAGATTACAGATGGTGTGTTATTGGCGACACCTGGCAATCTGAAAGGTATGTACTCTTTTACCGTGTCTAAGAATGGTACACCTATGATTGATGAATATGCCTTTGAAGGTACGGTAACGGCACAAGATGGTTCATTGTTCCCACTCTCAGGAATTAATAAGACAACGTATTACCCTGAAGGGACAAGTTCACCCTTTAGTCATGTGAATGCGATGTATATGTATACAAGTAATTGGAAATCGTTAGATCGTCCTAGTGATAGTTCAACGACGGCTTCTGAAATTCTTGTACAGAATGGTGTTATTACACAGATATCAATTGGAGCTCCTCTAACGATACCGGTGCCTGAGGATGGGTTTATTCTACGTGCACATGGGACAGCATCCACTTTTGCCAAGGATCACTTTGTAATAGGACAACCATTGACTGTGAATTCCTCGCTCAAGTCAGAGACGTCAGGACAAGTGGTTGATCCTACTAGTCTACAAATGATGATTGGTGGACATACACTTCTAGTGAATGGCGGTAAGGCGTCTGCTTTTACGAGAGATGTTAATAGTATTGGTGGATACCGTGCTCGTACAGCTCTTGGTTACTCGCAGGATGGGCGATATGCTTATCTAGTATCTGTAGAAGATAATGGTGATAGTTCAGGTATGTCACTGTCAGAACTGCAGAAGTTCATGGTGAATATCGGTGTATGGAAAGGGATGAATCTCGATGGTGGGGGCTCCACTACGATGGTAACCCGTCCTTTAGCTGAGAAGAATACTACACTAGCTTTTAACACGGAATATGGGACTACACAGCGAAGCATTGTTAATGCTCTAGGTGTATTTAGTACAGCACCACAGGGGCAATTGAAGGGATTGAAAATTAGCGGTAGCTCTAACTTGTTAATTGGACAAGAGGCTTCCTATACCTTGAAAGGTTATGATACCTACTATAACCCGATTGATGTAGCGCAGATTACTCCATCTTGGACTTCAAGTAACGGTAACGTAGCCATTAGTGGTGGTAAGATCATAGGAGTACAACCGGGTACAACAACCGTTACAGCCATAAGCGGTACAACGAAAGTAAGTACGAAAGTGACCGTTCTAGGAGCTGATGAGCTTTCAAGTTTAACTGCAGGGAATGCTTCAGGTGCACTTATAGCAGGAACGACTCTTTCTATTCCAGTGACGGCTGTTACGAAGAATGGACAAAGTATAGCCATTCCTGCCAGCTCGTTGAAGTGGGAATTCATAGGATTCAAGGGGAAAGTTGAGGGAGATAACCTTACTGTAACTTCTGTTAATGCCAATGCGAAAGTTGGTTATGCTGTTGGACGATACAATGGATTTAGTACGGTTATCGTACTCTCGGAAGCTGGTAGTAATATGTGGGAGAATTTCGAGAATGTCAGTTATCCTGTTGCATTCACTAGTAATGTAGCTCAAGTGGTAGGTTCAGCTGTTGTGACACAAGGAAGTGGAGATCACTCGAATTCCAAAGTTCTAAGTCTACAATATGATATGACCCAGGGAATTGGTAAAATGTATGCTTATGCTCAATTGAATGGTACGACGGGGAAAGCTATTTCTGCTCCTGCGACCTCTATGTCAGTGGATGTCTTAGGAGATAAGAGTCTGAATTGGCTAAGAGCAGAACTAGTAGATCAGAGTGGTAAGACAGTGTATGTGGATTTAGCTAAGGTGATCGATTGGGAAGGCTGGAAGAACCTGAATGTTGATCTAACAAGTCTTAACATTCAATATCCCGCACAATTGAAACGACTTTATGTTGTTAATGTGGAAGAAGGACAAGATGAACGTGCAATGACAGGAGTAGTAGCTTTTGACAATATCCAGTTTACAATTCCTTCATTATCTAGTGAAGCTAGTCTCGCGAAGGCAACAGCAGTGATGACGATTGGTAAGAAGTCTATGAATGTGAACGGTGATACAATAGCCATGGATGTAGCTCCGATTGTTAAAGATAATACAACTTATGTGCCGATTCGATTTGTATTAGATGCCTTTGGCGGTAATGCAAATTGGGATGCTGCTAATCAGAGGATTACGGTTATTCGCGGAGGTAAATTGCTAGATTTGACAGTGAATAAGAAGGAATTTATTCTGAATGGTAAGAGATTTAGCGCAGTTGTAGCGCCTATAGCCACACAGGGAAGAACCTTAGTTCCATTACGTTTAGTATCTGAGCAATTAGGGTTAACCGTGAATTGGAACCAGCAAGCTAAGACCATCACCATTGAATCATAA
- a CDS encoding ComF family protein, translated as MNWNRLMEPFHRLLAPSVVNCLTCGKMVSRSTLKVGVCLHCYDAIPWIREPRCSICGRHIGCPDCTRTGGKETYFQSNRSAVAYNSMMRDWLGQYKYRGNEKYSELLVMMLEKALVNMRNEYRQNKGTETWNIDIITCVPVSSIRLEERGFNQAEVLAVGLADKMHLTYKELLLRERHTNKQSFKNRSERIRDMENVFNTDREMMNSVHNILLSRPRSFANIPLRILVIDDIYTTGSTINACARVLKEIGERIGHPVEVYSLTWARS; from the coding sequence ATGAACTGGAATAGACTGATGGAGCCATTCCATCGACTACTTGCACCCTCAGTTGTAAATTGCCTCACTTGTGGGAAAATGGTGAGTAGATCCACTTTAAAGGTAGGTGTATGTTTGCATTGTTATGATGCCATCCCGTGGATTAGGGAGCCACGTTGTTCTATTTGTGGAAGGCATATTGGTTGTCCCGATTGTACCCGTACAGGAGGAAAGGAAACATATTTTCAAAGTAATCGAAGTGCGGTAGCCTATAATTCCATGATGCGAGATTGGCTGGGTCAATATAAATATCGAGGGAATGAGAAGTATAGTGAGCTACTCGTGATGATGCTAGAGAAGGCTTTAGTTAACATGAGAAATGAATATAGACAGAATAAAGGAACTGAAACATGGAATATCGATATCATTACCTGTGTCCCTGTAAGTTCAATTCGTCTCGAGGAAAGAGGATTCAATCAAGCTGAAGTGTTAGCCGTTGGGTTAGCCGATAAGATGCATCTTACATATAAAGAATTACTACTACGGGAACGTCACACTAACAAACAAAGCTTCAAGAATCGGAGCGAACGAATTCGTGATATGGAGAATGTATTTAATACTGACAGAGAGATGATGAATAGTGTACATAACATTCTTTTATCACGTCCAAGATCGTTCGCCAATATTCCTTTGCGAATTCTTGTTATCGACGATATCTACACAACAGGAAGTACAATTAATGCATGTGCACGCGTATTGAAGGAGATCGGAGAAAGAATCGGACATCCAGTGGAGGTGTATAGTCTGACTTGGGCACGATCGTGA
- a CDS encoding sensor histidine kinase: protein MDFQPDAIDRVIKNAIEMVENSKNQIFEILESAREELQTLNQEFQFVLKETSETLEKVDQLELSYRRSRIRLTEVSRDFVRYKEEDIRQAYEKATQLQLDVMIYREKEMYLKARRNELQKRIRSVESSLERAESIGSQMSVVKEYLSGEISQVSRVLETAKNRQLIGLKIILAQEEERKRIAREIHDGPAQLLANLVLRTEIVERMVMKQEFKMVEEEVIDLKGQVRASLEEMRKVIFNLRPMTLDDLGLVPTLRKYVHDFEGKTQIRTLLEIRGKECRLSSAMEAAIYRLVQEALSNVNKHSRASYVVVEMTFQAQMVKVVIQDNGCGFNPMQLEEKRNDHFGIMGMRERAELLEGRMEINSKVNEGTKIIVHIPTNVDKREE, encoded by the coding sequence GTGGATTTTCAACCAGATGCGATAGATCGCGTAATTAAGAATGCCATTGAAATGGTAGAGAATAGTAAAAATCAAATATTCGAGATTCTTGAGAGCGCTCGTGAAGAATTGCAGACACTGAACCAAGAGTTTCAGTTTGTGTTGAAAGAAACTTCAGAGACTTTAGAAAAGGTAGATCAACTTGAGTTAAGTTATCGGCGATCTCGTATTCGGCTAACGGAAGTTAGTCGTGACTTTGTTCGCTATAAAGAAGAGGATATAAGACAAGCTTATGAGAAGGCAACCCAACTCCAACTTGATGTGATGATTTACCGCGAGAAAGAGATGTATCTCAAGGCAAGACGTAATGAATTGCAAAAGAGAATCAGAAGTGTGGAGAGTTCATTAGAGCGGGCTGAAAGTATTGGTTCGCAAATGAGTGTTGTCAAAGAGTATTTGTCTGGAGAAATCAGTCAAGTGAGTCGTGTTCTTGAGACAGCCAAGAATCGTCAACTTATTGGGTTGAAGATCATACTAGCTCAGGAAGAAGAACGTAAACGAATTGCGAGAGAGATACATGATGGTCCTGCTCAGCTACTAGCAAATCTTGTTCTTCGTACAGAAATAGTAGAAAGAATGGTAATGAAGCAGGAATTTAAGATGGTAGAAGAAGAAGTAATAGATCTTAAAGGACAGGTACGAGCAAGTCTGGAAGAAATGCGAAAGGTGATATTCAACCTAAGACCTATGACTTTGGATGATTTGGGCCTTGTACCTACACTTCGCAAATATGTGCATGATTTTGAAGGGAAAACCCAAATCCGAACCTTACTTGAAATAAGAGGTAAGGAATGCCGGTTATCCTCAGCGATGGAGGCGGCTATTTATCGTCTTGTACAAGAGGCATTATCTAATGTGAACAAGCATTCTAGAGCTTCTTATGTTGTTGTAGAGATGACATTTCAAGCGCAAATGGTGAAGGTAGTCATCCAAGATAATGGATGTGGGTTTAACCCTATGCAATTAGAAGAGAAGCGGAATGATCATTTTGGGATCATGGGTATGCGTGAAAGAGCTGAACTCCTTGAGGGGAGAATGGAGATCAATTCCAAAGTGAATGAAGGAACGAAGATCATAGTTCATATTCCTACAAACGTAGATAAGAGAGAGGAGTGA
- a CDS encoding response regulator, with protein MDIRELGQGSIKVLLVDDHQLFREGLKRILNMEDDMEVIGECGDGIQVLEFCNENKPDVVLMDINMPVENGVEATEKLRELFPDIKVIILSIHDDESYVFETLRKGANGYLLKDMEAESLINAIRSVNQGYAFIHPKVTGNLIQQLRRMTFVNEAGAMRERVLNDTGVKFVGGDDNPLTRREAEVLRLMSEGKSNKMIAEHLFISEKTVKNHVSSVLQKMEVDDRTQAVINAIKYGWVRL; from the coding sequence ATGGATATTCGAGAATTGGGACAAGGATCCATTAAAGTACTCTTGGTGGATGATCATCAATTGTTTCGTGAAGGTCTCAAGCGAATTCTGAATATGGAGGATGATATGGAGGTCATCGGAGAATGCGGTGATGGAATCCAAGTGCTTGAGTTCTGCAATGAGAATAAACCAGATGTTGTACTCATGGATATTAATATGCCTGTGGAGAATGGTGTGGAAGCAACGGAGAAGCTTCGAGAGCTTTTTCCTGACATAAAAGTGATTATTCTATCTATTCATGACGATGAGAGCTATGTATTTGAGACACTTCGCAAAGGTGCTAATGGCTATTTGTTGAAGGATATGGAGGCAGAGTCTCTTATTAATGCGATTCGTTCTGTGAATCAAGGTTATGCCTTTATTCATCCGAAAGTAACCGGGAATCTAATTCAGCAATTACGTCGAATGACGTTTGTTAATGAAGCGGGAGCAATGAGAGAGAGAGTATTGAATGATACTGGTGTAAAATTCGTAGGTGGAGATGATAACCCACTCACACGTCGCGAAGCAGAAGTATTACGATTAATGTCTGAGGGAAAGAGCAACAAGATGATTGCTGAACATCTTTTCATCAGTGAGAAGACTGTTAAGAATCATGTTAGTAGTGTCCTGCAAAAGATGGAAGTAGATGATCGTACACAAGCGGTTATTAATGCTATTAAATACGGTTGGGTGAGACTGTAA
- a CDS encoding DEAD/DEAH box helicase translates to MKLSIYAIQVRGSWRIRVSLDIRVDIIWWERTVNNTSSRMVFLSEEIPLGWAMKLEQTKLTDRGMDTWQLSQWKQYIDQLLEDEIQEAATHSKSTKSYVHENHMWIWDAGSKYDASTQGEECRAQRVERVEREQQKSKLKIEMSWERLGDGIKGRPEHDGMLMQGMLNRRIAGNLGYDGMLQELRVEADVLAVSMQGRSLLKSEVDALLAEVAPNMAGGWFAAAQLAYLQGQLAFGAGVAPAASSPRRGALWLHRRHKTLRCQRCGSVALGRTACASCGSAACAYCEECLAMGRSRTCALLLRGAAHPAVRGTAGGSPTAAMGRWGLSAAQSAAAGAALRFLNAPAFAGATRQVLRSRADSAHSMNKRSTADQVQDHTMPDRFLLWAVTGAGKTEMIFPLLNSLLQVGGSVLVATPRRDVVLELAPRLAKAFPDVKLVTLYGGSKERWKPAELTLATTHQLMRFYYAFDLVIIDEIDAFPFHNDPMLAYAAQYACKPDGKFVYLSATPPRELQREAASGKVPHAKVPVRFHGHPLPVPSRLNVKTVGQCLQQQQIPEKLLRNLRQSIQRGAQCFLFVSRIHHIDPLVTLLRRVLPELHIEGTSSVDPKRAEKVLGFRDTQIRLLITTTILERGVTVPRSDVFILDANSELFDEASLIQMAGRAGRSKDDPAGRVFLASPEWTNSQRRAVSQIQGMNRIAQKGGYLTNKHMKG, encoded by the coding sequence GTGAAATTATCCATTTACGCTATTCAAGTTAGGGGAAGTTGGAGGATTAGGGTGTCGCTAGATATAAGAGTGGATATTATATGGTGGGAGAGAACTGTAAATAATACTTCATCCAGGATGGTATTTCTGTCTGAGGAGATCCCGCTAGGATGGGCGATGAAGCTGGAACAGACGAAGTTAACAGATAGGGGAATGGATACATGGCAACTTTCTCAATGGAAGCAGTATATCGATCAGCTTCTTGAAGATGAGATACAAGAGGCGGCGACTCATTCAAAATCAACTAAATCTTATGTACATGAGAACCATATGTGGATATGGGATGCAGGAAGTAAATACGATGCAAGTACTCAAGGGGAAGAATGTAGAGCGCAGCGAGTAGAGAGAGTAGAGAGAGAACAACAGAAGAGCAAATTGAAGATCGAGATGTCATGGGAGAGGTTGGGGGATGGAATAAAGGGGAGGCCGGAGCATGATGGAATGCTGATGCAGGGGATGCTGAATAGACGAATAGCAGGAAATCTAGGGTATGATGGAATGCTACAAGAGTTGCGAGTAGAGGCAGATGTTCTGGCAGTGTCGATGCAAGGACGCTCCTTATTGAAATCGGAAGTAGATGCTTTATTAGCAGAGGTTGCGCCCAACATGGCAGGTGGCTGGTTCGCAGCTGCACAGCTGGCCTATCTTCAGGGCCAGCTTGCCTTCGGCGCAGGCGTTGCACCTGCCGCCTCCTCGCCGCGACGCGGCGCCTTGTGGCTGCATCGCCGCCACAAAACCCTCCGCTGCCAACGTTGCGGCAGCGTCGCCCTTGGCCGCACGGCATGCGCCTCGTGCGGCAGCGCGGCGTGCGCCTATTGCGAGGAATGCCTCGCAATGGGGCGCAGCCGCACTTGTGCGCTGCTGCTTCGCGGAGCAGCGCATCCGGCCGTGCGGGGCACGGCCGGGGGTTCCCCCACCGCGGCCATGGGCCGGTGGGGGCTTAGCGCAGCGCAAAGCGCAGCCGCAGGCGCGGCGCTGCGATTCCTTAATGCTCCCGCCTTCGCAGGAGCTACGCGTCAAGTGCTACGATCACGAGCTGACTCAGCCCATTCGATGAATAAACGTTCGACCGCTGATCAGGTCCAGGATCATACCATGCCAGATCGCTTCCTACTTTGGGCAGTTACGGGAGCGGGTAAAACAGAAATGATTTTCCCATTACTCAACTCCTTATTGCAAGTTGGCGGGAGTGTGCTCGTCGCAACACCACGGAGGGATGTTGTCTTGGAACTCGCTCCTAGATTAGCTAAAGCTTTTCCAGACGTAAAACTTGTTACATTGTATGGAGGAAGCAAGGAACGCTGGAAGCCTGCGGAGTTGACTTTGGCTACAACGCATCAATTAATGCGCTTTTACTATGCTTTTGATCTTGTCATTATCGATGAGATCGATGCGTTCCCATTCCATAATGATCCCATGTTGGCATATGCAGCGCAGTATGCTTGCAAGCCTGATGGCAAGTTCGTGTATCTGTCCGCGACACCTCCACGTGAACTACAGAGGGAGGCGGCTTCCGGAAAAGTACCTCATGCCAAAGTACCTGTGAGATTTCATGGACATCCACTACCTGTTCCTAGCCGACTGAATGTGAAAACTGTAGGTCAATGTTTACAACAGCAACAGATTCCAGAGAAGCTTCTACGTAACTTGAGACAATCCATTCAACGAGGAGCACAATGTTTCCTATTCGTGTCAAGAATTCACCATATCGATCCATTAGTTACACTGTTGCGCCGTGTGTTACCTGAGCTTCACATAGAAGGCACTTCATCCGTAGACCCGAAGCGGGCGGAGAAGGTATTGGGTTTTCGTGATACACAGATTAGATTGTTAATCACAACAACGATTCTAGAGAGGGGGGTTACTGTACCACGAAGCGATGTATTTATTCTTGATGCGAATAGTGAGCTCTTTGATGAAGCATCTCTTATCCAAATGGCTGGACGTGCTGGTAGATCCAAAGATGATCCCGCAGGCAGAGTCTTTCTAGCCTCACCAGAGTGGACGAATTCGCAGAGAAGAGCTGTTTCGCAGATCCAAGGAATGAACCGAATTGCGCAGAAGGGTGGTTACTTAACGAACAAGCACATGAAGGGATAA
- the metK gene encoding methionine adenosyltransferase yields MSIKGRHLFTSESVTEGHPDKICDQISDAVLDAFLANDPNARVACEVAVATGLVLVIGEISTNSEYVDIPSIVRNTIKEIGYTNAKYGFDYNTSAVLTSLNEQSADIAQGVNAALENRDLEQMHKETADIGAGDQGLMFGFASNETPELMPLPIALAHRIARRLSEVRKNGTLEYLRPDGKTQVTIEYMDDQPVRVDTIVVSTQHAEEITLEQIQADIREHVILPVVPEELLDASTKYFINPTGRFVIGGPQGDAGLTGRKIIVDTYGGYARHGGGAFSGKDPTKVDRSAAYAARYVAKNLVAAGLADKCEIQLAYAIGVATPVSINVDTYGTGKVSEKKLVELIQENFDLRPAGIIQMLDLRRPIYKQTAAYGHFGRTDLDLPWEQVDKSEALKLQAGI; encoded by the coding sequence ATGTCGATTAAAGGACGTCATTTGTTCACATCAGAGTCCGTTACTGAAGGACATCCAGATAAAATCTGTGACCAGATATCCGATGCAGTATTGGATGCATTCTTGGCGAATGATCCAAATGCTCGTGTTGCTTGTGAAGTAGCAGTAGCAACTGGTCTTGTTCTAGTTATTGGTGAAATAAGTACAAATTCCGAATATGTGGATATTCCATCGATTGTTAGAAACACCATTAAAGAAATTGGTTATACGAATGCCAAATATGGTTTCGATTATAATACAAGTGCAGTTCTAACTTCATTGAATGAGCAATCAGCAGACATTGCGCAAGGGGTTAATGCTGCACTAGAGAATCGTGATCTAGAGCAAATGCATAAGGAAACAGCAGATATCGGTGCGGGTGATCAAGGTCTTATGTTTGGTTTCGCTTCAAATGAGACACCTGAATTGATGCCACTACCCATCGCCTTAGCACATCGAATTGCACGTCGTCTTTCAGAAGTCCGGAAGAATGGTACATTAGAATATTTACGTCCGGATGGTAAAACACAAGTAACGATTGAATACATGGATGATCAACCGGTTCGTGTGGACACAATCGTTGTATCAACGCAACATGCTGAAGAAATAACGTTAGAGCAGATCCAAGCGGATATTAGAGAGCATGTTATCCTCCCGGTTGTTCCAGAAGAATTGCTTGATGCTAGTACGAAATACTTCATTAATCCTACAGGGCGGTTTGTTATTGGTGGCCCTCAAGGAGATGCTGGATTGACTGGGCGTAAGATCATAGTCGATACATACGGTGGGTATGCACGCCATGGTGGTGGAGCATTCTCTGGTAAGGATCCTACGAAGGTAGACCGTTCAGCTGCATATGCAGCTCGTTACGTAGCCAAGAACCTAGTGGCTGCTGGTCTAGCAGATAAATGCGAGATTCAGTTGGCCTATGCTATTGGTGTAGCTACACCAGTCTCAATTAATGTAGATACCTATGGTACAGGGAAAGTAAGTGAGAAGAAGTTAGTTGAACTCATTCAAGAAAACTTCGATCTTCGACCTGCAGGAATCATTCAAATGCTTGATTTACGTCGTCCAATCTATAAACAGACAGCTGCTTATGGACATTTTGGTCGTACGGATTTAGATTTGCCATGGGAACAAGTGGACAAGTCTGAGGCTTTGAAGCTACAAGCTGGAATATAA
- a CDS encoding alpha/beta-type small acid-soluble spore protein: protein MARNNRKVVPESRQMIDQMKYEIAAEFGLQVGGYSTTDGLDTEFGSDLGQIGGYSQRGRSSWGHLTSRENGSVGGEITKRLIQQAEQTLI, encoded by the coding sequence AAAGTTGTCCCCGAAAGTAGACAGATGATTGATCAAATGAAATATGAAATTGCTGCTGAGTTTGGATTGCAGGTAGGCGGTTATAGTACAACAGATGGATTAGATACTGAATTTGGTTCTGATCTGGGGCAAATTGGCGGATATAGCCAACGGGGACGTTCAAGCTGGGGACATCTCACTTCTAGAGAGAATGGTTCCGTAGGTGGCGAGATTACAAAACGGTTAATACAACAAGCTGAGCAGACGCTTATATAA